A window of Dehalococcoidales bacterium genomic DNA:
GACAAGGTTTATTATTTGAGTGATTACCTTAGCGCCGGGGGTATAAACAACCGGTACAGGATTTAAGGAACTGACGGGCACCCACTGCCCAATAGTCGAGTTTAATATCCATATCCCGTTAAATGTATCTTGATAAGTCGCCATGATACTCTCCTAGCCCGATTTGCTGGCGAAATATACTTTAGCCTGCCAAGAGGCTCCGGCAACAACCGAAGCCGCCTGAATACAAAGCCTCGCATAACAACAGTATTCATCGAACATCATCGCCAGCGCACGTTCAGTGGCCACGGCTGCACCAGCGCCTGCCACCACTAACGGCGCTCGCACCTGCCCGAATGTCGGCATAGAAACAACCAACGTGGGCCACCCAGGCGCAATAACACTGGGCACAAGATTGCCAGCTATCAATCTTTGGGCGGCGCCGATATCCAGGACATCAATGACTCCATCGCCATTAACATCGGCTCGAAAGGTTTCGGCGGGGCTCGGAACATAGGTCAAAGCAATAATTTGCGCGATCAGGTCTACATCGGCCTGGGTAACCATGCCATCGCCGTTTACATCACCCTGCCCCTGGGGGCCGGGCCTGCCTGCCGAGGATACCCAGGTGACACTTTCCACAGGAGTCAGAGCGGCTTCAATCCATATCGATAGATTTGGCGCCGCTCCCACATGCCCCGATTGGTCTATCAAAGAGACCTGAAAACTCTTCCAGTCATACACGTCGCAAGTTACGCCGGATGAATAGTGAACGGCAGTATCATTAATAAACTCGTAGGGATAGTTTTGGGTATGCCACGGCTGGGGCGTTATATTTTGAGGTAATACCAGCAATAATTTCCTTCTATATGCCATATCTTTACACCGGGATTTTTTCTTTTGGAGCTACCGGCGGTTACCTCCTTCTCAATATTCCCTTGTTAGGACTTTATATTATAAGTAATATTAATAATCCCCTGCGAAGGTGACAGCGGGACTCTTACCCTGCACCATACAAATGGTCTCCAGTCTTCCCTGTCAACGATTATAGCGCGGTTGCTGTTAGCGAATATGGCAATAGGGCCATTAATATTTTCGCTGGTAAATATGGAGTTTGTGAGATTGCCGACCACTTCCACTGTAACCACACGATCAAGCTGCGACCAGATGTGGATGGAAAGATCGGGTCCCCATGCCCACTCTATGAAATCGGAGTCGTAAGGATCGGGTGAGGCCGGTATCTGATTGGCCGAGTGCTGGTATATGTTTACGGGTGAAGGTGTCATCTGCCCGCGGCTAACTCCCGTTTTTAGATTGCCTACGATATCTCCTATTTGAGACAGCATCTGCCTTTGCTGGTCAATAATAGCAGTTTGCTGTGTTATAAGGCTCTGCAACCCGTTCAGCAACTCTTCGTCAGCCATTGTTCCTCCCCTATGCGCCTAATATT
This region includes:
- a CDS encoding dockerin type I repeat-containing protein, whose protein sequence is MAYRRKLLLVLPQNITPQPWHTQNYPYEFINDTAVHYSSGVTCDVYDWKSFQVSLIDQSGHVGAAPNLSIWIEAALTPVESVTWVSSAGRPGPQGQGDVNGDGMVTQADVDLIAQIIALTYVPSPAETFRADVNGDGVIDVLDIGAAQRLIAGNLVPSVIAPGWPTLVVSMPTFGQVRAPLVVAGAGAAVATERALAMMFDEYCCYARLCIQAASVVAGASWQAKVYFASKSG